From Draconibacterium halophilum, one genomic window encodes:
- a CDS encoding PKD domain-containing protein, translating to MKKSGLLALLVLCVISWASFGQNPDNRFKMVGQNAQSILINQTYSETVEILPFGQIGKPIYGLDATADITLNGENSLIRLVLIDNNFNEYLIYESYNLLLEAEKSFSIKDICEETSILDGVKPYSLQIEIENAQLKLKSLSYSTSIDSGLDVEQAKKEKKQGQNEVKINKINKNLKEKGKHWVAGPTNVSELSYGQRKKLYGQSTFPAGFEYYAGGVITAGSTESTSTSDVILKSATTTSSPYVDYWDWRDRHAKNWITPVTDQQTCGSCWAFASTGATEAMVNVYFNQQLNLDLSEQDLVSCSNAGDCIGGVPQYALDYIARSGIVDEVTFPYSSSDQACTDKGTNPNELIKIKGKLQFGSIDYPKSEDLLKQWLIEKGPISGGLGDWNHTMVLVGYKIVKEGDVFFYSDPRGFDYTKTVTADDPLIGKLVWIFKNSWGADWGDEGYTYVETPITNMGWTCAIQTPITSEVNNYQVKCTDADGDGYYWWGLGEKPANCPPCPDLADGDDSDATKGPLDEYGYCMPLGGTAVPVANFTASKTAVNTNETVSFSDLSTNTPTSWSWTFAGGNPATSTAQNPTVTYSSAGTYKVTLTATNADGSNTKSVDNYITVTVPIVAPVADFSANPRSLEKGGNVTFSDLSSNSPTSWSWTFEGGNPATSTAQNPTVTYNTSGTYKVILTATNASGSDTKTAYNYIEVTEPVVLPVADFAANKTIISTGESVSFSDLSSNATARSWTFEGGSPTTSTAQNPAVTYYTAGTYKVTVTATNADGSDTKILDNYIAVNDPVTVVVPVADFAADKTIITTGKSVNFSDLSSDATSWSWTFEGADKTSSTLQNPSIIYSKAGTYNVSLTATNADGSDTKTSIDYIQVNEPILLPVANFSASQTSINTGESVSFSDQSSDATAWNWTFEEGTPGTSTAQNPTISYNAAGTYNVTLKAINADGSDTKTVTGYIQVNAPVLAPAVNFTADQTSITEGETVTFSDLSANEPTTWSWTFEGGTPGTSNQKNPTVTYATPGNYSVTLVASNSGGSDSKILDNYIQVDDYVPSYCIPTADASGQWIAGVEISGQSKISGSNGYTDFTSFIFDLERGTDQFIKLTPDFSPRSRFEYWAVWIDLNQNMAFEDSERLFISSKSKSAVSSTINIPAGENITTRMRVAMGSSEPTACDALTGEIEDYTVNLFVPAPVADFTVSSTNVAVGESVQFTNTSLYNPTSLSWDFGISTYASSSSIDPEPVVTYNSPGEYTVTLTVSNELGSSQKSEIITVYDQNTPVLDYCTPGNISTSANYIRNVIFAGTEVQSGANGYQLSGITFAEITPGQSSLTELDPLLRTTRNFWRIWIDFNQDGDFEDADETVFSLNNKKGTVSDYISIPTYASGSTRMRIAMKVGGVPAPCEDGFDGEVEDYVISFATPKASATSPFAESIIENTIAVYPNPAKDFINISIDEVGFEDSYSIYDLSGKALVQGQITSSFTRVDLSELPSGIYLLKVLNFDKLTVNKIIKKD from the coding sequence ATGAAAAAATCAGGGCTTTTAGCACTGCTGGTTCTATGTGTGATCAGCTGGGCATCGTTTGGACAAAATCCAGACAACAGATTCAAAATGGTTGGGCAAAACGCCCAATCTATTCTTATCAATCAAACCTATTCGGAAACAGTAGAAATCCTCCCATTCGGACAGATCGGAAAGCCAATTTACGGACTTGATGCCACGGCAGACATTACGCTGAATGGCGAAAATTCGTTGATTCGCCTGGTGCTTATCGACAATAACTTTAATGAATATCTGATTTACGAAAGTTATAACCTTTTACTGGAGGCGGAAAAATCTTTTTCGATTAAAGACATTTGCGAAGAAACAAGTATCCTGGATGGCGTAAAGCCTTATTCGCTACAAATTGAGATCGAGAATGCTCAGTTGAAACTAAAAAGTCTGAGCTACTCAACCAGTATCGACTCCGGACTTGATGTAGAGCAGGCAAAAAAGGAAAAGAAACAAGGCCAGAATGAGGTCAAGATCAACAAGATCAATAAAAACCTAAAAGAGAAAGGGAAACACTGGGTAGCCGGGCCAACCAATGTTTCGGAATTAAGTTATGGCCAACGGAAAAAGTTATACGGACAAAGCACCTTCCCTGCTGGATTTGAATATTATGCAGGAGGGGTAATAACCGCCGGAAGCACAGAATCAACCAGCACCAGTGATGTCATCTTAAAATCTGCCACCACAACATCAAGTCCATATGTGGATTACTGGGACTGGCGCGATCGGCATGCAAAAAATTGGATTACTCCGGTAACAGATCAGCAAACCTGTGGTTCTTGCTGGGCATTTGCATCAACAGGTGCAACTGAAGCCATGGTAAATGTTTATTTTAATCAACAACTTAATCTTGATTTATCGGAACAGGATTTAGTATCATGCAGCAATGCCGGAGACTGTATTGGAGGTGTTCCTCAATACGCCCTTGACTATATCGCAAGAAGCGGTATTGTAGATGAAGTAACTTTCCCTTATTCAAGCTCTGATCAGGCTTGTACCGATAAAGGAACAAATCCAAATGAACTAATTAAAATCAAAGGGAAATTACAATTTGGGTCAATCGATTATCCTAAATCAGAAGATCTTTTAAAACAATGGCTTATAGAAAAGGGGCCAATAAGTGGTGGCCTTGGAGACTGGAATCATACAATGGTATTGGTTGGCTATAAAATTGTTAAAGAAGGAGACGTGTTTTTCTACAGTGATCCAAGAGGATTTGATTATACAAAAACAGTAACAGCAGACGATCCATTAATTGGCAAATTAGTTTGGATATTTAAAAATAGTTGGGGTGCCGATTGGGGAGATGAAGGTTATACATATGTAGAAACACCAATTACAAATATGGGCTGGACCTGTGCTATTCAAACCCCAATAACAAGTGAAGTAAATAACTATCAAGTAAAATGCACAGATGCCGACGGAGACGGTTATTACTGGTGGGGACTTGGAGAAAAACCTGCAAACTGTCCTCCATGCCCTGATTTAGCAGATGGTGATGATTCTGATGCCACTAAGGGGCCTTTAGATGAATACGGCTATTGTATGCCCTTAGGAGGAACAGCAGTACCTGTCGCGAACTTCACAGCCAGCAAAACGGCAGTAAATACAAATGAAACTGTTTCTTTCTCTGACCTGTCAACCAACACCCCAACTTCGTGGAGCTGGACATTCGCAGGAGGAAATCCGGCAACATCAACAGCACAAAATCCAACTGTTACCTATAGTTCTGCTGGAACCTACAAAGTAACTTTAACTGCAACAAATGCTGATGGATCGAATACAAAAAGTGTAGATAACTACATTACAGTTACAGTGCCGATAGTTGCACCGGTTGCTGATTTTTCAGCCAATCCGAGATCGCTAGAAAAAGGTGGAAACGTTACCTTCTCCGATCTTTCGTCAAACAGCCCTACCTCGTGGAGCTGGACTTTTGAAGGTGGAAATCCTGCTACATCAACAGCACAAAATCCGACAGTTACTTATAACACTTCCGGAACTTACAAGGTTATCTTAACCGCAACAAATGCCAGTGGTTCTGACACAAAAACAGCATACAACTACATCGAGGTGACTGAACCTGTAGTTTTACCTGTCGCTGATTTCGCTGCAAACAAAACCATAATCAGCACTGGCGAATCGGTTAGTTTTTCTGATCTGTCGTCGAATGCAACAGCACGAAGCTGGACTTTTGAAGGAGGCTCACCAACAACATCAACAGCACAAAATCCGGCAGTAACTTACTATACCGCAGGCACCTACAAGGTAACTGTAACAGCTACAAATGCTGATGGATCGGATACAAAAATTCTTGACAACTACATAGCAGTTAACGATCCGGTAACTGTTGTTGTTCCTGTGGCTGATTTCGCTGCGGACAAAACGATAATTACAACAGGAAAGTCGGTTAATTTTTCTGATCTTTCATCCGATGCGACTTCGTGGAGCTGGACTTTTGAAGGAGCGGACAAAACTTCATCAACACTTCAGAATCCATCAATCATTTACAGCAAAGCCGGTACTTACAATGTAAGCTTAACAGCAACTAATGCTGACGGCTCGGATACAAAAACAAGCATTGATTACATTCAGGTGAACGAACCTATACTTCTTCCTGTTGCTAATTTTTCAGCCAGCCAAACTTCGATCAACACAGGCGAATCAGTAAGTTTCTCTGATCAGTCTTCGGATGCAACAGCATGGAACTGGACTTTTGAAGAAGGAACACCGGGGACATCAACAGCACAAAATCCAACGATTAGTTATAATGCTGCAGGGACTTACAACGTAACTTTAAAAGCAATTAATGCTGATGGATCGGATACAAAAACTGTTACGGGTTATATACAGGTGAATGCCCCTGTACTAGCTCCGGCAGTTAATTTTACAGCAGATCAGACTTCAATTACAGAAGGGGAAACAGTAACATTCTCCGATCTTTCGGCTAATGAACCAACAACGTGGAGCTGGACCTTTGAAGGTGGAACTCCGGGTACTTCTAATCAGAAAAATCCAACTGTTACCTATGCTACTCCCGGTAACTATAGCGTAACACTGGTGGCTTCAAACAGTGGTGGCTCCGATTCAAAAATTCTTGACAACTATATCCAGGTGGATGATTATGTTCCTTCCTATTGTATTCCTACAGCTGATGCCAGCGGTCAATGGATTGCCGGCGTTGAGATTTCCGGACAATCAAAAATATCAGGATCAAATGGTTATACTGATTTCACGTCATTTATTTTTGATCTGGAGAGAGGAACAGACCAATTTATAAAACTTACACCTGATTTTAGCCCCAGAAGTAGATTTGAATACTGGGCAGTTTGGATCGATCTTAATCAGAATATGGCATTTGAAGATTCAGAAAGACTGTTTATTTCTTCCAAATCGAAATCAGCAGTTTCCAGTACAATTAATATTCCTGCCGGGGAAAATATAACAACCCGAATGCGGGTGGCAATGGGTTCTTCAGAACCAACTGCCTGTGATGCTTTAACCGGAGAGATTGAGGATTACACCGTTAACCTGTTTGTACCGGCACCTGTGGCTGACTTTACCGTAAGCAGCACCAATGTTGCCGTTGGCGAATCGGTACAGTTTACAAATACCTCATTGTATAATCCAACTAGTTTATCATGGGATTTTGGAATTTCCACTTATGCTTCAAGTTCCAGCATAGATCCGGAACCTGTTGTTACGTATAATAGTCCCGGAGAATATACTGTTACGCTGACTGTTTCCAATGAGTTGGGTAGTTCGCAGAAAAGTGAGATCATTACGGTTTATGATCAGAACACCCCCGTATTAGACTATTGTACACCCGGCAATATCAGCACCTCTGCAAATTATATTCGCAATGTAATATTTGCCGGCACCGAAGTACAATCGGGAGCCAATGGTTACCAACTATCGGGAATAACATTCGCAGAAATTACACCGGGACAGAGTTCCCTTACCGAGTTAGATCCACTTTTACGAACCACTCGGAATTTCTGGAGAATCTGGATTGATTTTAACCAGGATGGCGACTTTGAGGATGCTGACGAGACGGTATTTTCCCTGAATAACAAAAAAGGAACCGTAAGTGATTATATCTCCATCCCGACCTATGCAAGTGGATCAACTCGTATGCGAATTGCCATGAAAGTTGGAGGAGTACCGGCACCATGTGAAGACGGATTTGACGGAGAAGTTGAAGATTATGTGATATCATTTGCCACTCCAAAGGCTTCTGCAACCAGCCCTTTTGCAGAATCGATAATAGAAAATACAATTGCTGTTTATCCGAATCCGGCAAAAGATTTTATTAATATCAGTATTGATGAAGTGGGATTTGAAGATTCGTATTCAATTTACGATCTGAGTGGGAAAGCACTGGTTCAAGGACAAATTACATCTTCATTTACCCGAGTCGATTTATCTGAACTTCCTTCAGGTATCTATCTTTTAAAGGTGTTAAACTTTGATAAGCTAACCGTTAATAAGATTATCAAAAAGGATTAG
- a CDS encoding response regulator transcription factor has product MCKIAILETFTFFASGIRAVLQGRNECDIVASATDCNGLFVQLKDAKPDVIIIDVIHGENSGMRTLKKVRRAYPKIPVLLILSQQYSDCFEDYIRLGAKGFIFNDASGEDLLEAIEQLKNGGEFFRKKVWDIFKSSIQKRKYHTQKEQKLTDREVTVLKLFCHGLSYKEIGRRLNISPRTVETHKRNILSKLKINTTADMVRYAFHNHLLS; this is encoded by the coding sequence ATGTGTAAAATTGCAATACTGGAAACGTTCACCTTCTTTGCTTCAGGAATAAGGGCAGTACTTCAAGGCAGAAACGAATGTGATATAGTTGCGTCGGCCACAGATTGTAATGGACTTTTTGTACAGCTAAAAGATGCTAAGCCCGATGTTATTATCATTGATGTTATTCATGGTGAGAACTCGGGCATGCGAACGCTAAAAAAGGTCAGGCGAGCTTACCCCAAAATACCGGTTTTATTAATTCTGAGTCAGCAATATTCCGATTGTTTTGAAGACTATATAAGATTAGGGGCAAAAGGTTTTATTTTTAACGATGCCAGTGGAGAGGACCTGCTCGAAGCCATTGAACAATTAAAAAACGGGGGAGAGTTTTTCCGAAAAAAAGTGTGGGATATTTTTAAATCATCCATTCAAAAGCGGAAATATCATACCCAAAAAGAACAAAAACTTACCGACCGGGAAGTTACTGTATTAAAATTATTCTGTCACGGGTTAAGCTACAAAGAAATTGGGAGACGTTTAAATATCAGTCCGCGTACGGTAGAAACGCATAAGCGGAATATCCTTTCGAAATTAAAAATTAATACTACAGCTGATATGGTACGCTATGCTTTCCATAATCATCTTTTATCGTAA
- a CDS encoding T9SS type A sorting domain-containing protein, whose protein sequence is MKKNYTHFKRWYCYLLLLFGALLFSYTGNAQITIDGNPSTISGEWVDVFTDGNIISSFVIDAKRLDGTDNQFTGGTKDYDLATGMYWEWGQVSDKDELTNAAVAVINDTMYFCTDRNSTSGSSEVGFWVFQDGTAPYEAGITPGFENEDKNAFFPAKVYGDMLILAKFTEGGRVPNIEVYQFDPSQKGKKRLIEATVFAEAEVSSATYLVPDYSDPVTGLNWNEYEHKDTKTSGNYYPGSFFEGRVDLLGLPIGIDLCGAWFFFESRNSHSTDAMLNDFVGGTVGASPEIDPVPDIVCVGDDAVLCVEPKEAGRDISESTFYWFMEKPDLNEEGIVILVPEDIIQESSSPCLTLVEPGVGPHSRWAAEFDKNDCCSNLVEVTATVEPRPDLTPDVLTVCENEPGGDLDGTFDLTTAVIGIDESMDVVFSVNGVPIPETVDLTTYAALNGTEVDVDADYSDNTLDCSESTTITLVVEPRPELEPDKLTVCENEPGGDLDGIFNLTSAVIGIDGSMDVVYSVNGTPIPETVDLTSYDALDGTVVNVEADYTANTLDCSESTTITLVVEPRPDLSPDELTVCENITGGELDGTFNLTSVSIGIDETMDVVYSVNGTPIPETVDLTTYAALNGTEVDVDADYADNTEDCTESTTITLHVNPNPGLTEQTAWWCEDGIPEDFNPNNYNADILDEGQDINDFTFDWDRLTDPDLPDDNSTPKETEYNVTVTDMSQPTHCQSLSKLTVTLYPLPECYVKVNKIPTKWWTSDGEVEVVAEGGTGDYTYKWYNHTEDPTHTTVIGTDAVLSDIAGVLESDLLADPPQQRPDGVLYWVEIWDGQNCFTECYEYLIPPAAALNCDVTTEPPICVDGIGLATVSVDPSNTDGPYTYMWFIGDGTGNPVGEPINTTTDTIMRHPGEYICVVTDAARYTGRPCSNEILNAEFVDIELPCPDVSPLEASCQTQDTIDGKFGTWLDGFRFNSLDDLKGIPPLTVLYYVDDVKVDNLDNVPIPDHCGGTVKVEVDVTDFCGTHKNCTHTFTVENTPKIEVDCPEPVTLGECASEATIRAQYDDWVAGFVILEAGCSGATVEGIPPLPADLCGEINLYFELDVSDDCSDDYCSSTFYKPAATPVDAYCEAGPVLADCLSDGDIEAAFQTWKGKFGYKDGCEPVTTNQEALDALDWRDFGNSVDGYNVLFRYKVSDACSNDFAECSFTVPPCDVCETAYGFYAANNECFLNTFTGSENWGWTNNFTSTGEFSIPVYAGTPVCDPTGPEWNGYEVGTATVNITSTDVTVTFALYTAFELAGYHIDDTHVYAGLLPYPQKNGENTISPGQYGNKAGDGIEVTFPTTGGVWVIAHAVVCGPPLPGPEALQSAQIPIPVTFDESTLKVYPNPFSEKVTFEFVSGVDAYGVLEIYNITGQKVARILDRPVEAGVMNRIEYEPEHDVTGIYLYRLDLDGKLQIGRIIYKE, encoded by the coding sequence ATGAAAAAAAATTACACGCACTTCAAAAGATGGTATTGCTATCTTTTGTTACTCTTTGGTGCATTGCTGTTTAGTTATACGGGCAATGCACAAATTACTATTGACGGTAATCCAAGTACCATTTCTGGCGAGTGGGTAGACGTATTTACTGATGGAAATATTATTTCCTCATTTGTGATTGACGCAAAGCGACTTGATGGAACCGATAACCAGTTTACAGGTGGAACAAAAGACTATGATTTGGCCACAGGAATGTATTGGGAATGGGGACAGGTTTCAGACAAAGATGAACTCACCAATGCCGCAGTTGCTGTTATTAATGACACCATGTATTTCTGTACCGACAGGAATTCCACGTCAGGTTCGTCTGAAGTTGGTTTCTGGGTATTTCAGGACGGAACTGCTCCTTATGAAGCAGGAATCACTCCGGGTTTTGAAAATGAGGACAAAAATGCATTCTTCCCTGCAAAAGTCTATGGAGATATGCTTATTCTTGCAAAGTTTACTGAAGGTGGACGTGTTCCGAATATAGAGGTATACCAGTTTGATCCTTCACAAAAAGGGAAAAAAAGACTTATTGAAGCTACTGTATTTGCAGAAGCTGAAGTAAGCAGTGCAACGTATCTTGTTCCTGATTATTCTGATCCTGTAACCGGACTTAACTGGAATGAATACGAGCATAAAGACACCAAGACTTCTGGTAATTACTATCCTGGTTCTTTCTTCGAAGGTAGAGTTGATTTACTTGGACTTCCTATAGGAATAGATTTGTGTGGTGCCTGGTTCTTTTTCGAAAGTAGGAATTCGCATTCAACTGATGCTATGTTGAACGACTTTGTTGGCGGCACCGTTGGTGCCAGCCCTGAAATTGACCCTGTACCTGATATTGTTTGTGTGGGTGATGATGCTGTATTATGTGTTGAGCCAAAAGAAGCAGGTAGAGACATTAGCGAATCTACATTTTACTGGTTTATGGAGAAACCAGATCTAAACGAAGAAGGTATTGTAATATTAGTACCAGAAGATATAATCCAGGAAAGTTCAAGTCCTTGTTTAACACTTGTTGAGCCAGGAGTAGGACCACATTCTCGTTGGGCGGCTGAATTTGACAAAAACGACTGCTGCAGTAATCTTGTTGAGGTAACTGCAACAGTTGAGCCTCGCCCGGATTTAACCCCGGATGTATTAACTGTATGTGAAAACGAGCCTGGCGGAGATCTGGATGGCACTTTTGACCTGACCACCGCTGTGATAGGTATCGATGAATCGATGGATGTTGTATTTAGTGTTAATGGAGTTCCAATTCCAGAAACAGTGGATTTGACGACATATGCTGCCCTTAACGGAACAGAAGTAGATGTGGATGCCGACTATTCTGACAATACCCTGGACTGTTCGGAATCTACCACAATTACATTGGTAGTGGAACCACGTCCTGAATTAGAACCGGATAAATTAACCGTATGTGAGAACGAGCCTGGTGGTGATCTGGATGGTATATTTAATCTGACTTCAGCGGTAATTGGTATTGATGGATCGATGGATGTTGTATATAGTGTAAATGGAACTCCAATTCCAGAAACTGTTGATCTGACTTCGTATGATGCACTTGATGGTACAGTAGTGAATGTTGAAGCTGATTATACAGCCAATACGCTGGATTGTTCGGAATCTACTACAATTACATTGGTAGTAGAGCCACGCCCCGATCTGAGCCCTGATGAATTGACCGTATGTGAAAATATTACCGGCGGCGAACTGGATGGTACGTTTAACCTTACTTCAGTGTCAATAGGTATTGATGAAACGATGGATGTTGTATATAGTGTAAATGGAACTCCAATTCCAGAAACAGTGGATTTGACGACATATGCTGCCCTTAACGGAACAGAAGTAGATGTGGATGCCGACTATGCTGACAATACTGAGGATTGCACAGAGTCTACAACTATTACGCTGCACGTAAATCCAAATCCTGGCTTAACTGAACAGACTGCCTGGTGGTGTGAAGATGGAATACCGGAAGACTTTAATCCAAATAATTACAATGCTGACATTTTGGATGAAGGACAGGATATAAATGATTTTACATTCGATTGGGACAGATTAACCGATCCTGATTTGCCGGATGATAATTCTACACCTAAAGAGACTGAATACAATGTTACTGTAACAGACATGTCTCAGCCAACACATTGTCAAAGCCTGTCTAAGTTGACCGTAACACTATACCCGCTTCCGGAGTGTTATGTAAAAGTTAATAAAATTCCTACCAAATGGTGGACATCAGATGGAGAAGTAGAAGTTGTTGCAGAGGGCGGTACCGGTGATTATACATATAAATGGTATAACCATACTGAAGATCCAACTCATACGACTGTTATTGGTACAGATGCAGTACTTTCAGATATAGCTGGAGTACTTGAAAGCGATTTATTGGCAGATCCTCCTCAACAACGACCAGATGGTGTACTTTATTGGGTAGAAATTTGGGATGGACAAAATTGTTTCACAGAATGCTATGAGTATCTTATTCCTCCTGCAGCAGCCCTCAATTGCGATGTAACTACTGAACCTCCTATATGTGTTGATGGAATTGGATTAGCAACAGTTTCTGTTGACCCATCAAATACTGATGGACCTTATACCTACATGTGGTTTATTGGGGACGGTACGGGAAATCCGGTTGGTGAACCGATTAACACAACAACTGATACCATAATGAGACATCCCGGAGAATATATATGTGTGGTAACTGATGCCGCACGTTATACAGGAAGACCATGTTCCAATGAAATTCTGAATGCAGAGTTTGTTGATATTGAGCTACCTTGTCCGGATGTAAGTCCTTTGGAGGCATCTTGCCAGACTCAGGATACTATCGATGGTAAATTCGGAACCTGGTTAGATGGTTTTAGATTTAATAGCCTCGATGATTTAAAAGGAATTCCGCCTCTTACAGTGTTGTATTATGTTGACGATGTTAAAGTTGATAATTTAGACAATGTTCCTATTCCGGATCACTGTGGTGGCACAGTAAAAGTAGAGGTTGATGTTACAGATTTTTGTGGAACGCATAAAAATTGTACTCATACATTTACTGTAGAAAATACTCCTAAAATTGAAGTAGATTGCCCAGAGCCGGTGACATTAGGAGAGTGTGCTTCAGAAGCCACTATTAGAGCCCAATATGATGACTGGGTAGCAGGATTTGTAATCCTCGAAGCAGGCTGTTCCGGCGCAACTGTAGAAGGCATACCTCCACTGCCTGCAGATTTATGCGGTGAAATTAATTTGTACTTCGAATTGGATGTGTCTGACGATTGCAGCGATGATTACTGCAGTAGTACATTCTATAAACCAGCAGCAACACCAGTGGATGCTTATTGTGAAGCTGGCCCTGTATTAGCCGATTGTCTGTCTGATGGAGATATAGAAGCTGCATTCCAAACCTGGAAAGGTAAGTTTGGATATAAGGATGGTTGTGAACCTGTAACTACCAATCAGGAAGCACTTGATGCACTTGACTGGAGAGACTTTGGAAATTCAGTAGACGGTTATAACGTTTTATTTAGATACAAGGTTTCAGATGCTTGTTCAAATGATTTTGCAGAATGTTCATTCACTGTTCCTCCTTGTGATGTATGCGAAACCGCTTACGGTTTCTATGCCGCAAATAACGAGTGCTTCTTAAATACATTTACGGGTTCTGAAAATTGGGGTTGGACAAATAACTTTACTAGTACCGGTGAGTTCTCAATCCCAGTTTATGCAGGTACTCCGGTATGTGATCCAACAGGTCCAGAATGGAATGGCTATGAAGTGGGAACAGCAACAGTAAATATAACATCCACCGATGTTACCGTAACATTTGCACTTTATACTGCATTTGAACTTGCAGGTTATCATATAGATGATACTCACGTATATGCAGGTTTACTTCCTTATCCTCAGAAAAATGGTGAGAATACTATTTCTCCGGGACAATATGGTAATAAAGCTGGTGATGGAATAGAAGTTACATTCCCTACAACTGGTGGTGTATGGGTTATTGCACATGCTGTTGTTTGTGGCCCACCACTACCTGGTCCAGAAGCACTTCAATCAGCTCAAATACCAATTCCGGTTACTTTCGATGAAAGTACTCTGAAAGTTTACCCGAATCCATTTAGCGAAAAAGTTACTTTCGAATTTGTATCTGGAGTTGATGCATATGGAGTTCTTGAAATCTACAATATCACCGGTCAGAAAGTGGCAAGAATACTTGATCGTCCGGTTGAGGCTGGAGTAATGAATCGGATAGAATACGAACCGGAACACGATGTTACCGGAATATATCTCTATCGTTTAGATCTGGATGGAAAACTCCA